The following proteins are co-located in the Apium graveolens cultivar Ventura chromosome 5, ASM990537v1, whole genome shotgun sequence genome:
- the LOC141661461 gene encoding uncharacterized protein LOC141661461, producing the protein MITLGYKDHFWTIGLKWVNGRACFDLQWKEFVSSSGITVGETLTFRQSDTLDDPHSMKFKVAIFPPSLMKKDDIFNVADGNASYQRFYKVVTLNALNFEHLEIPRCFIAKYGDHLSNPIEILIGDGLKTTFMYSYVDRKIHGLNSFFEHYKIHENYVMIFDYLGRSNFRLEVYDSEYMNHFCTINGNYRFGYFNNIFCNEDNVKDLHNEVGHNSNTDEDSDSESFSEELEIAPGNNDNDEDAFVVLDKDPLSFLVVLSKCHVDGRCHGVDIGRDLFPIYSQLSRKSNITLIYGGRQWIVQALKDGRRCRIKR; encoded by the exons ATGATTACCTTGGGCTATAAAGATCATTTCTGGACTATTGGATTGAAGTGGGTAAATGGTCGTGCTTGTTTTGATCTTCAATGGAAAGAATTTGTTTCCAGTTCAGGCATCACTGTAGGTGAAACACTGACATTTCGTCAGAGTGATACATTAGACGATCCTCATTCAATGAAGTTTAAAGTTGCTATATTTCCTCCATCACTTATGAAAAAAGACGATATTTTTAACG TGGCAGATGGTAATGCATCATACCAGAGATTTTACAAAGTTGTAACCTTAAATGCTCTGAACTTTGAACACCTG GAAATTCCTCGTTGTTTTATTGCAAAGTACGGTGATCATCTTTCAAATCCAATTGAAATTTTAATTGGTGATGGGTTGAAAACTACTTTCATGTATTCTTATGTTGATAGGAAAATACATGGGCTAAATTCATTCTTTGAGCATTATAAAATACATGAGAATTATGTCATGATTTTCGATTACTTGGGACGTTCAAATTTTAGGCTCGAGGTTTATGATTCAGAATACATGAATCACTTTTGTACCATAAATGGTAATTACCGATTTGGATATTTTAATAACATTTTTTGTAATGAGGACAATGTGAAAGACTTGCACAATGAAGTTGGGCATAACAGTAATACTGACGAAG attcagattctgaatcatttTCGGAGGAGTTGGAAATTGCACCAGGCAACAATGACAATGATGAAG ATGCTTTTGTAGTACTTGATAAAGATCCATTGTCATTTCTTGTGGTACTGTCTAAATGTCATGTTGACGGAAGATGTCACGGAGTG GACATTGGAAGAGATTTATTCCCTATCTATTCCCAATTGAGCAGAAAAAGCAATATTACATTGATCTATGGTGGGAGACAGTGGATTGTTCAAGCGCTGAAAGATGGTAGACGCTGCAGAATTAAGAGATGA